The Pyrococcus horikoshii OT3 genome includes a window with the following:
- a CDS encoding monovalent cation/H+ antiporter complex subunit F has product MMSVNVYLVLIAIATLLSMYRVFRGPTTVDRLVAVDIMTTITVGLMVLLALYYKRMIFLDVALVYAVLSFAGVIAFARYLEGGL; this is encoded by the coding sequence ATGATGAGCGTTAATGTTTATTTAGTCTTAATAGCGATAGCAACGCTACTTAGCATGTACAGGGTCTTCAGGGGACCCACTACCGTAGATAGACTAGTTGCCGTGGATATAATGACGACTATCACAGTGGGATTAATGGTTCTTTTAGCCCTATACTACAAGAGGATGATCTTCCTTGACGTTGCATTGGTATATGCAGTACTATCCTTCGCCGGGGTTATAGCATTTGCAAGGTACTTGGAGGGAGGCCTATGA
- a CDS encoding Na+/H+ antiporter subunit E yields the protein MTEASRVSRYLYTFIVVLIIWLFLTASLDPQELIVGIIFSAIVAGFTYDIFTTRGLSNLHPRRIAYAIIYIPYFLWAMIKANLDVAYRVLHPKRPINPGIVECKTELKNEVGKLALANSITLTPGTITLDIDGDRYFIHWIDVKDSSIEGASEHITKPFEKFLKVIFE from the coding sequence ATGACCGAAGCAAGCCGTGTCAGCAGATATCTTTACACGTTCATTGTCGTGCTCATAATTTGGCTCTTTCTAACGGCAAGTTTAGATCCACAGGAGCTGATTGTTGGAATAATATTCTCTGCAATCGTTGCAGGGTTTACCTATGACATATTTACCACGAGAGGGCTCTCAAATCTTCATCCGAGGAGAATTGCGTATGCAATAATCTACATCCCTTACTTTTTGTGGGCAATGATAAAGGCTAATCTAGATGTAGCGTACAGAGTTCTGCATCCAAAGAGGCCGATTAACCCAGGGATAGTTGAATGTAAGACAGAACTCAAAAATGAGGTTGGAAAGCTTGCTTTAGCAAATTCAATAACCTTAACCCCTGGAACTATAACATTGGATATAGATGGAGATAGATATTTCATTCATTGGATCGATGTTAAGGATTCAAGCATTGAAGGGGCCTCCGAGCACATAACTAAGCCCTTTGAAAAATTTTTGAAGGTGATCTTTGAATGA
- the tes gene encoding tetraether lipid synthase Tes, with product MAETLGEVPSGEKEFEASTKHVREIIEFPEMTEEEFNKLLKSASKGYGSPLPHRTYSLCPESRRVVPAVVWEKDGKVWITKKCPEGMITDLYYEDVELYYRFSKWRFEEKKLFSANVSNTGINCPFDCGLCPRHRSHTSLINIVLTNRCNLSCWYCFFYAREGEPIYEPTLEQIRMMLRNAKKEHPIGANAVQFTGGEPTLRDDLIEIIKIAKEEGYDHIQLNTDGIKLAFDPELVKKLREAGVNTLYLSYDGMTPQTNWKNHWEIPLIFENVRKAGGPGIVLVPTLIRNINDHEAGAIINFGLNHLDIVRGVNFQPISLVGRVPRKERQRFRITIAGAIKKIEEQTNGVIAKEDWYPIPIAGHIARFFEAFTGRKYYMTSHFACGAATYVFLDREEKKVIPIPRFIDVDGFVEFLVEKAEEIEKARFKSLAKLKAIGETIFVKFKQFYDEKNAPKGLDVLGLIKNAFVHGTYDALGKFHMNTLFIGMMHFMDEYNYDVERVERCVIHYAMPDGRIVPFCTFNVIPEIYRDKVQRQFSYSWEEWKKLHPDWDYKKDKYIRTKEFVEKMKKSEVYKKTYIDIVNYFER from the coding sequence ATGGCCGAAACTCTCGGTGAAGTTCCAAGTGGGGAAAAGGAGTTTGAAGCTTCAACTAAACATGTTCGCGAGATCATCGAATTTCCTGAGATGACTGAGGAGGAATTTAATAAACTCTTAAAGAGTGCAAGTAAGGGATATGGCTCACCCCTCCCCCATAGAACGTATTCACTCTGTCCTGAAAGTAGAAGGGTAGTGCCAGCGGTAGTTTGGGAGAAGGATGGTAAGGTATGGATAACTAAGAAGTGCCCAGAAGGCATGATAACAGATCTCTATTATGAGGATGTTGAGCTATACTACAGATTCTCTAAATGGAGATTTGAGGAGAAGAAGCTATTCTCGGCAAACGTTTCCAATACAGGAATTAACTGTCCCTTTGACTGTGGACTGTGCCCAAGGCATCGCTCTCATACGAGTTTGATTAACATAGTTTTAACGAATAGGTGCAACCTCAGTTGCTGGTACTGCTTCTTCTATGCCCGTGAAGGTGAACCGATATACGAGCCAACACTAGAGCAAATAAGAATGATGCTAAGGAATGCAAAGAAAGAACATCCAATAGGAGCGAATGCAGTTCAATTCACTGGGGGAGAGCCAACGCTTAGGGATGATCTCATAGAGATTATTAAGATAGCAAAGGAGGAAGGATATGACCATATACAGCTGAATACAGATGGAATAAAACTAGCCTTTGATCCAGAATTAGTGAAAAAACTTAGAGAAGCTGGAGTTAACACTCTATACTTAAGTTACGATGGAATGACTCCTCAAACAAACTGGAAGAACCACTGGGAGATTCCTTTAATCTTTGAGAATGTTAGAAAAGCTGGAGGCCCAGGAATAGTTCTCGTCCCAACCCTCATAAGAAACATCAATGATCATGAAGCAGGTGCCATAATTAACTTCGGACTAAATCATCTTGACATAGTAAGGGGAGTAAACTTCCAACCGATCTCTTTAGTAGGAAGGGTTCCAAGGAAGGAGAGACAAAGGTTTAGAATTACAATAGCTGGAGCAATAAAGAAGATAGAAGAGCAAACTAACGGAGTAATAGCCAAAGAAGATTGGTATCCAATTCCAATAGCCGGTCACATAGCTAGATTCTTTGAGGCATTCACGGGGAGGAAGTATTATATGACGAGTCACTTTGCCTGTGGTGCAGCAACTTACGTCTTCCTGGATAGAGAAGAAAAGAAAGTCATCCCAATTCCAAGGTTCATAGATGTTGATGGCTTCGTTGAGTTCTTAGTTGAAAAAGCTGAAGAAATTGAAAAGGCAAGATTCAAAAGCTTGGCAAAGCTTAAAGCCATAGGAGAGACGATATTCGTAAAATTCAAGCAATTCTATGATGAGAAAAATGCTCCCAAAGGATTGGATGTCCTAGGATTAATAAAGAATGCATTCGTTCACGGAACCTACGATGCTCTCGGTAAGTTCCACATGAATACCCTCTTCATTGGAATGATGCACTTTATGGATGAGTACAACTACGATGTTGAAAGGGTTGAAAGGTGCGTCATTCATTACGCAATGCCCGACGGAAGGATAGTACCCTTCTGTACCTTTAATGTAATTCCGGAAATATACAGGGATAAGGTACAGAGACAATTCAGTTACTCCTGGGAAGAGTGGAAGAAATTACATCCAGATTGGGATTACAAGAAGGATAAGTACATAAGAACGAAAGAATTCGTCGAGAAAATGAAGAAGAGCGAAGTTTACAAGAAGACATACATCGACATAGTTAATTACTTTGAGAGGTGA
- a CDS encoding DUF3213 domain-containing protein, which produces MKEVTIRLDGITHEDAMALQYELAKNDSVYRTFINPYQKIAKIVFDEKGIKLEEIMKLLEKFNPRISEEKEITVEEVIENSMSWKNIIKSRS; this is translated from the coding sequence ATGAAGGAAGTAACAATAAGACTAGATGGAATAACTCACGAAGATGCAATGGCCCTCCAATATGAGCTTGCAAAAAATGACTCAGTATACAGGACGTTCATAAACCCCTACCAAAAAATAGCTAAAATAGTATTTGATGAAAAGGGGATAAAGCTAGAGGAGATAATGAAGCTCCTCGAGAAGTTTAATCCTAGAATAAGTGAAGAAAAGGAGATCACAGTTGAGGAAGTTATAGAAAATAGCATGAGTTGGAAGAATATAATAAAGTCAAGGAGCTAG
- a CDS encoding carbohydrate kinase family protein — MIASIGELLIDLISVEEGDLKDVRLFEKHPGGAPANVAVGVSRLGVKSSLISKVGNDPFGEYLIEELSKENVDTRGIVKDEKKHTGIVFVQLKGASPSFLLYDDVAYFNMTLNDINWDIVEEAKIVNFGSVILARNPSRETVMKVIKKIKGSSLIAFDVNLRLDLWRGQEEEMIKVLEESIKLADIVKASEEEVLYLENQGVEVKGSMLTAITLGPKGCRLIKNETVVDVPSYNVNPLDTTGAGDAFMAALLVGILKLKGLDLLKLGKFANLVAALSTQKRGAWSTPRKDELLKYKEAREVLAP; from the coding sequence ATGATAGCTTCAATTGGAGAGCTCCTAATTGACTTGATATCTGTTGAAGAGGGTGACTTGAAGGATGTTAGGCTCTTTGAAAAACATCCTGGAGGGGCCCCAGCCAACGTTGCCGTTGGTGTTTCTAGACTTGGGGTTAAGTCTTCCCTTATAAGTAAAGTTGGTAATGATCCTTTCGGCGAGTACTTAATTGAAGAATTATCTAAAGAAAACGTGGATACAAGGGGAATAGTAAAAGATGAGAAAAAACATACTGGAATAGTGTTCGTCCAGCTAAAGGGTGCGTCTCCTAGCTTTTTATTGTATGATGATGTCGCCTATTTCAACATGACCCTGAATGATATCAACTGGGATATTGTGGAGGAAGCTAAGATCGTAAATTTTGGATCTGTAATTCTAGCTAGGAATCCAAGCAGGGAGACAGTAATGAAGGTCATTAAGAAGATAAAAGGGTCTTCTCTCATAGCTTTTGATGTAAATTTAAGGCTGGATTTATGGAGAGGACAAGAAGAGGAAATGATAAAAGTGCTTGAGGAATCAATAAAGCTAGCAGACATTGTAAAGGCCAGTGAAGAGGAAGTCTTATACCTAGAGAACCAAGGGGTTGAGGTCAAGGGAAGTATGCTGACGGCCATAACCCTGGGTCCTAAGGGATGTAGGTTAATAAAGAATGAAACAGTCGTTGATGTTCCTTCCTATAATGTTAATCCCCTCGACACGACTGGAGCGGGAGATGCATTCATGGCCGCTTTACTTGTCGGAATTCTAAAGTTGAAAGGGCTTGATCTATTAAAACTCGGTAAATTTGCAAACCTTGTTGCTGCTTTGTCAACTCAAAAACGGGGGGCGTGGAGCACTCCAAGAAAAGATGAACTATTAAAATATAAAGAGGCGAGGGAAGTTCTAGCTCCTTGA
- a CDS encoding L-fucose/L-arabinose isomerase family protein, whose protein sequence is MIGVASFTDPRETALSSEREEAIKEKHEKLVKELSKEFEVLDINARLGKYSKDVFGINSVDEAIKAGRIAKSEGLSGVILGLWHWTESNLVTYFIREAEVPILLYTDGDPNWAGATCVTSVGASLWETSVNEYAKRHCRVIDDIELVKSWIRASEAVKVLSEGSLLLFGGTYTLGMEHLMDDLPGLKSFVGDFIMLDQYTIIKEGESVNEEQVNEFYEWLIKNTNVKFDGKMLTPEVLRKQIRLYLGAKKILESRKENIIGVSIKCQPELSEVYGVTACTIPALFPFDQDAFGKKPVIPTTCEGDIKGTITSALLYYLSGKPPLFGDIKYIDDDIVIIANCGASSLYYAKLSEDPYENLRSVTIQGQCQGKSGGAFTYRTPPGEFTVARLIRRDGKYYLLYFFAEGVEISEEIENKLKWGKQWPHTAIRNPLDKQEFINVMGANHLSLIPGDYTQELEFVAKIWGIEGVNLNDLLDVKKFLGS, encoded by the coding sequence ATGATTGGAGTTGCTTCTTTTACGGATCCTAGGGAAACTGCATTATCTAGCGAAAGAGAGGAAGCCATTAAGGAAAAGCATGAAAAATTAGTTAAAGAATTAAGTAAAGAGTTTGAAGTCCTGGACATAAACGCCAGGTTGGGAAAATATTCTAAGGATGTATTCGGGATTAACAGTGTAGATGAGGCGATTAAAGCAGGAAGAATAGCGAAATCAGAGGGATTGAGCGGAGTGATCCTAGGTCTCTGGCACTGGACTGAAAGCAACTTAGTTACATACTTCATAAGGGAAGCAGAGGTTCCAATACTTCTTTACACGGATGGCGATCCTAACTGGGCGGGGGCAACATGTGTGACTTCTGTCGGCGCTTCACTCTGGGAGACATCTGTAAATGAATATGCAAAGAGACACTGTAGGGTAATAGACGATATAGAATTAGTAAAATCGTGGATAAGAGCTAGTGAAGCCGTAAAAGTGCTTTCCGAAGGGAGTTTGCTACTCTTTGGGGGAACTTACACTCTTGGAATGGAGCATTTGATGGATGACTTACCAGGATTGAAGAGTTTCGTTGGAGATTTCATAATGCTCGACCAATATACAATAATAAAGGAAGGGGAAAGCGTAAACGAGGAACAGGTTAATGAGTTTTACGAATGGTTGATCAAAAATACGAATGTAAAATTTGACGGAAAGATGCTAACACCTGAGGTTCTAAGAAAACAGATAAGATTATACTTGGGAGCTAAAAAGATCTTAGAAAGCAGAAAAGAGAATATCATTGGAGTTTCTATAAAGTGCCAACCTGAGCTAAGCGAGGTATATGGTGTAACTGCATGCACAATTCCAGCTCTATTCCCCTTCGACCAAGATGCATTCGGTAAAAAGCCGGTAATTCCCACAACCTGTGAAGGGGATATAAAGGGAACAATAACATCAGCTCTCCTCTATTATCTAAGCGGTAAACCACCACTTTTCGGTGACATAAAGTATATCGATGATGACATAGTAATAATAGCTAATTGTGGTGCCTCATCACTCTACTATGCCAAATTGAGCGAAGATCCATACGAAAATCTAAGATCGGTAACTATTCAAGGTCAATGCCAAGGTAAAAGCGGAGGAGCTTTCACTTACAGAACGCCACCAGGAGAGTTTACGGTTGCTAGGTTGATAAGGAGGGATGGAAAGTACTACCTTCTCTATTTCTTTGCAGAAGGTGTGGAAATTAGTGAAGAGATAGAGAACAAGCTTAAGTGGGGTAAGCAGTGGCCCCACACAGCGATAAGAAATCCATTGGATAAGCAGGAATTCATAAACGTCATGGGAGCAAATCACCTCTCCCTTATTCCAGGAGATTACACCCAGGAACTTGAATTTGTTGCAAAGATATGGGGAATTGAAGGGGTAAATCTAAATGACCTCTTAGATGTGAAAAAGTTCCTTGGTAGTTAA
- the gatD gene encoding Glu-tRNA(Gln) amidotransferase subunit GatD produces MRVEEFLKEKNINIGDFIRVIKEEDGEEVIYEGYVMPPYELSPGDTLVLKLENGYNIGIALSKIRRVEVIERAKVKPEIHFEAFIEGKPHLPDVTIIGTGGTIASRIDYETGAVYPAFTAEELAKAVPEIFEIANIKPKLLFNIFSEDMKPKHWIKIAHEVAKSLNSGDSGVVVAHGTDTMGYTAAALSFMLRDLGKPVILVGAQRSSDRPSSDAAMNLICSVRMSTSDVAEVMVVMHGETGDTYCLAHRGTKVRKMHTSRRDAFRSINDVPIAKVWPNGKIEFLRDDYRRRSDSEVWVDDKLEEKVALVKVYPGISSEIIEFFIDKGYRGIVIEGTGLGHTPNDIIPSIQRATEEGIAVCMTSQCIYGRVNLNVYATGRRLLKAGVIPCEDMLPETAYVKLMWVLGHTQDLEEVRRMMLTNYAGEITPYTRFDTYLR; encoded by the coding sequence ATGAGAGTGGAGGAATTCTTGAAAGAAAAGAACATCAACATTGGCGACTTCATAAGGGTGATAAAGGAAGAAGACGGAGAAGAGGTAATTTATGAAGGTTATGTAATGCCTCCATACGAGTTATCCCCAGGAGATACCCTCGTTTTAAAACTCGAAAATGGATACAACATTGGAATAGCCCTCAGCAAGATCAGGAGGGTAGAGGTAATTGAGAGAGCGAAAGTTAAACCTGAAATACACTTTGAAGCATTTATAGAGGGAAAACCTCACCTTCCCGACGTAACGATAATAGGAACGGGGGGAACGATAGCCAGTAGAATTGATTACGAAACGGGAGCGGTTTATCCAGCCTTTACCGCTGAGGAGCTTGCAAAAGCTGTTCCAGAAATCTTTGAAATAGCAAATATTAAGCCTAAGCTACTCTTTAACATCTTCAGCGAGGATATGAAGCCAAAACATTGGATTAAAATAGCCCATGAAGTCGCTAAATCCTTAAATTCTGGGGATTCAGGAGTCGTAGTTGCCCACGGGACTGATACAATGGGATATACCGCAGCGGCTTTAAGCTTCATGCTAAGGGATTTAGGAAAGCCCGTCATCTTAGTTGGAGCTCAGAGAAGTTCCGATAGACCCAGTAGTGATGCTGCAATGAATTTGATATGCTCAGTGAGGATGTCCACAAGCGACGTTGCGGAAGTGATGGTGGTTATGCATGGGGAAACCGGGGATACCTACTGTCTAGCTCACAGGGGAACTAAAGTTAGAAAGATGCATACGAGCAGAAGAGATGCTTTTAGAAGTATAAACGATGTCCCGATAGCAAAGGTTTGGCCAAATGGTAAGATAGAGTTCCTCAGGGATGATTACAGAAGAAGATCAGACAGTGAGGTATGGGTGGATGATAAGCTTGAAGAAAAGGTAGCACTTGTCAAGGTATATCCTGGGATTTCATCCGAGATAATAGAGTTCTTCATAGATAAAGGATACAGGGGGATAGTTATCGAGGGAACTGGATTGGGCCATACACCAAATGACATCATCCCATCAATTCAAAGGGCTACTGAAGAAGGAATCGCCGTATGTATGACGAGCCAATGCATCTACGGTAGGGTGAACTTAAATGTTTACGCAACGGGAAGAAGATTGCTAAAGGCTGGAGTTATTCCCTGCGAGGATATGCTACCAGAGACGGCATACGTAAAGCTCATGTGGGTCCTCGGGCACACGCAGGATCTTGAGGAAGTTAGGAGGATGATGTTAACTAACTATGCTGGAGAAATTACTCCCTATACTAGGTTTGACACTTACCTGAGGTGA
- the gatE gene encoding Glu-tRNA(Gln) amidotransferase subunit GatE, whose product MSDKFNYEELGLKVGLEIHRQLDTKKLFSPVPTKFSDEVDFTFQRRLRPTMSELGEVDPAALEEFKKGRVFIYEGNYQLTDLVYMDEEPPRGPDKEALEVALQIAYLLNAKPVDEVYYMRKIVIDGSNVSGFQRTAIIATDGKVETPWGTVGIPTICLEEDAARIIERKEKEVIYRLDRLGVPLVEISTTPDIHHPEQAKVVAKFIGDALRATRKVKRGLGTIRQDLNVSIKGGARIEIKGVQELDMIPLIIEREVERQLNLLKIRDELQRRGVRPEDIKEEFYDVTDVFTNTKSKIIARAIKKGGKVLAIKLPKFRGLIGREIQPGRRLGTEFADRARKYVPGIFHIDELPNYGITQEEVNEVIKRLGLGEEDAFVLVAAEEERAKNALREVIKRAKEAIIGVPEETRRALPDGNTEYMRPLPGKARMYPETDIPPIRIPDELKRKIKENLPELPQVKVEKYVREYKLDRSLAQTLVDDERDELFEELVQMGVKPSLAASILVVVLKGLRKEVPIENISDEHIKEAFSLYLEGKIAKEAFEEIFKEIARNPNKTARQIAEEKGLTLLSEDEVRKIIDEVIEQNIEVVKNKGMGAMGLIMGRVMAKVRGKADGKLVSQIVKKRLQEIVGGGV is encoded by the coding sequence ATGAGTGATAAATTCAACTATGAGGAGCTCGGACTTAAAGTTGGGCTTGAAATTCACAGACAACTTGACACCAAAAAGTTATTCTCCCCTGTTCCCACTAAATTTAGCGACGAAGTTGATTTTACCTTTCAAAGAAGGTTAAGACCTACGATGAGCGAGCTCGGTGAGGTAGATCCAGCAGCCTTGGAAGAATTCAAGAAGGGAAGAGTTTTCATATATGAAGGAAATTATCAGCTAACTGATCTAGTCTACATGGATGAAGAACCCCCAAGAGGGCCGGATAAAGAAGCCTTAGAGGTTGCCCTTCAGATAGCTTACCTGCTTAATGCGAAGCCAGTAGATGAAGTGTACTACATGAGGAAGATAGTCATAGATGGTTCTAACGTTTCAGGCTTTCAAAGGACGGCCATAATTGCTACAGATGGTAAAGTTGAAACTCCCTGGGGAACCGTTGGTATACCTACGATCTGCCTTGAAGAAGATGCGGCAAGGATTATAGAGAGAAAGGAAAAGGAAGTTATTTACCGCTTAGACAGGCTTGGAGTTCCTTTAGTGGAGATAAGCACAACCCCAGATATACATCATCCTGAACAAGCTAAAGTTGTTGCTAAGTTCATAGGAGATGCACTGAGGGCAACAAGAAAAGTCAAACGTGGGCTTGGGACGATAAGACAAGATTTGAACGTTTCAATAAAAGGTGGTGCAAGGATAGAGATAAAAGGCGTCCAGGAGTTAGACATGATACCGTTGATAATCGAGAGGGAAGTCGAGAGACAGCTTAATCTCCTCAAGATAAGGGATGAACTCCAGAGGAGAGGCGTTAGACCAGAGGATATAAAAGAGGAGTTCTACGACGTGACGGATGTGTTCACAAACACTAAATCTAAGATCATAGCAAGGGCCATTAAGAAGGGAGGAAAAGTCCTGGCAATAAAACTTCCAAAGTTTAGAGGATTAATTGGGAGAGAGATCCAGCCAGGAAGGAGGTTAGGGACTGAGTTTGCTGATAGGGCAAGGAAGTACGTCCCAGGAATATTCCATATCGATGAGTTGCCCAACTATGGAATTACCCAAGAAGAAGTTAACGAAGTCATTAAAAGATTAGGACTAGGGGAAGAGGATGCATTCGTTTTAGTTGCGGCCGAGGAAGAAAGGGCCAAAAATGCATTGAGGGAGGTAATTAAGAGGGCAAAGGAAGCCATAATTGGAGTTCCTGAAGAAACGAGGAGAGCTCTTCCAGATGGAAATACAGAGTACATGAGGCCACTCCCAGGAAAAGCCAGAATGTACCCAGAAACCGATATACCACCAATTAGAATTCCCGATGAGCTGAAGAGGAAGATAAAGGAGAACTTACCTGAGCTTCCCCAGGTAAAGGTTGAAAAGTACGTAAGGGAGTATAAACTTGATAGAAGTCTCGCTCAAACGTTGGTTGACGATGAAAGGGATGAACTATTTGAAGAGCTTGTACAAATGGGAGTTAAGCCCTCACTAGCAGCCTCGATACTAGTCGTCGTGCTCAAGGGGCTTAGAAAGGAGGTACCAATAGAGAATATCAGTGATGAGCATATAAAGGAAGCGTTTTCCCTTTACTTAGAGGGTAAAATAGCCAAGGAAGCTTTTGAAGAGATATTTAAAGAGATCGCAAGGAATCCAAACAAGACTGCGAGGCAAATAGCAGAAGAAAAAGGACTAACGCTTCTCAGTGAAGATGAAGTAAGGAAGATAATAGATGAAGTTATAGAGCAAAACATTGAAGTTGTTAAGAACAAGGGAATGGGAGCTATGGGATTGATTATGGGAAGGGTAATGGCCAAGGTAAGAGGAAAAGCAGATGGAAAGCTAGTTAGTCAAATAGTCAAGAAGAGGCTCCAGGAAATAGTGGGAGGGGGAGTATGA
- the rqcH gene encoding ribosome rescue protein RqcH, whose protein sequence is MKEEMSSVDIRYIVEELKSEIIGARVDKVYHEGDEVRIKLHKTGEGRKDLIIEAGKRIHLTSYIKESSSQPSSFAMLLRKHISGNFVEDIEQHDFDRIVKIKIGKFKIIAELFKKGNVVFVTEDNIILGAIRYEEFKDRVIKPKHEYKYPPARENPLEVSWDRFVELIMGEDTEIVRALARRLNMGGLYAEEILLRAGIDKRKNTRELTKEELRTIYDKMKEVFTAPKKPNIVYKDGKMVDVVPIDLKWYEGYEKVYFETFSQALDEYFGKLTIEKAKAEKTKKLEEKRKQLLATLKRQEEMIKGFEKELKKNQEIGNLIYANYTLIDGLLREFSKAVKNLGWDEFKKRIEEGKKKGNKIALMVKGIEPESNSITVEIEGKRVKLYLDKDLNENAEIYYEKAKKAKHKLEGARKAYEDLKRKLESIEREIEEEEKKIQVKKIEKRKKKWFEKFRWFISSEGFLVIGGKDATTNEIVVRKYLEENDLYCHADIWGAPHVVIKDGQKAGEKTIFEACQFAVSMSRAWSEGLYSADAYWVYPNQVKKQAPSGEFLPKGAFMVYGKRNWMYGIPLKLAVGIINYEGEDLVMCGPVDALKTHAKRYIVIRPGDTKKSELVKKIKKIFEKWGYKVPEEDIMSVLPPGEGDIAEVVE, encoded by the coding sequence ATGAAGGAAGAAATGAGTAGCGTGGATATAAGGTACATAGTAGAAGAACTAAAATCAGAAATCATCGGTGCTAGAGTTGATAAAGTCTACCACGAAGGTGACGAAGTTAGGATAAAGTTACACAAAACGGGAGAAGGGAGGAAAGACCTAATAATAGAGGCCGGAAAGAGGATACACCTGACAAGTTACATCAAGGAATCCTCCTCTCAACCCTCTTCTTTTGCCATGCTCTTAAGAAAACACATTAGTGGAAACTTTGTGGAAGATATAGAGCAGCATGACTTCGACAGGATAGTTAAGATAAAAATAGGAAAATTCAAGATAATAGCTGAACTGTTTAAGAAGGGGAACGTAGTTTTCGTCACCGAAGATAACATTATCCTCGGTGCTATAAGATATGAAGAGTTCAAGGATAGGGTCATAAAACCAAAACATGAGTACAAATATCCGCCCGCAAGGGAAAATCCCCTAGAAGTTTCCTGGGATAGGTTCGTTGAGCTAATTATGGGAGAGGATACAGAAATAGTCAGAGCCCTTGCAAGAAGACTCAACATGGGAGGACTATACGCTGAAGAGATACTTCTCAGGGCCGGAATCGATAAGAGGAAGAATACCAGGGAGCTCACAAAGGAGGAGCTCAGAACAATCTATGATAAGATGAAAGAAGTCTTCACAGCACCAAAAAAGCCCAATATAGTATATAAGGACGGTAAAATGGTAGATGTAGTCCCAATAGATTTGAAGTGGTATGAAGGCTATGAAAAGGTCTACTTTGAAACCTTTAGTCAAGCACTCGATGAGTACTTTGGAAAGTTAACTATTGAAAAGGCGAAAGCTGAAAAAACAAAAAAGCTCGAAGAAAAAAGAAAACAGTTACTTGCAACACTAAAGAGACAGGAAGAGATGATAAAAGGATTTGAAAAGGAACTTAAGAAAAATCAGGAAATAGGAAACCTGATCTATGCTAACTACACATTAATAGATGGGCTACTAAGAGAATTTTCGAAGGCCGTGAAGAATCTAGGATGGGATGAATTTAAGAAAAGGATAGAAGAAGGAAAGAAAAAGGGAAACAAAATAGCTCTAATGGTGAAGGGAATAGAACCTGAAAGTAACTCGATAACGGTTGAAATAGAGGGAAAGAGAGTTAAGCTTTACCTTGATAAGGATCTAAATGAGAATGCCGAGATTTATTATGAGAAAGCTAAGAAGGCCAAGCATAAGCTTGAAGGAGCTAGAAAAGCTTACGAAGATCTTAAGAGAAAATTAGAGAGTATAGAAAGGGAAATTGAAGAAGAGGAGAAAAAAATTCAGGTAAAGAAAATTGAGAAAAGGAAGAAAAAGTGGTTTGAGAAGTTTAGGTGGTTCATAAGCAGTGAGGGCTTCCTGGTTATAGGTGGAAAAGATGCAACCACGAACGAAATCGTTGTTAGGAAATACCTCGAAGAAAATGACCTCTATTGTCATGCAGATATCTGGGGGGCTCCCCATGTTGTCATAAAGGATGGGCAAAAAGCCGGTGAAAAGACTATATTTGAGGCATGTCAATTTGCAGTTTCAATGAGTAGGGCCTGGAGTGAAGGTTTGTACTCGGCCGATGCGTACTGGGTCTATCCGAATCAAGTAAAAAAGCAAGCCCCAAGCGGTGAATTTCTTCCAAAAGGTGCATTTATGGTTTATGGAAAAAGGAACTGGATGTACGGGATACCTTTGAAGCTAGCGGTTGGAATAATAAATTACGAGGGAGAGGATCTCGTAATGTGTGGGCCGGTTGATGCACTAAAAACCCATGCTAAAAGGTACATAGTCATAAGGCCGGGGGATACAAAGAAGAGCGAGTTAGTCAAGAAAATCAAGAAGATATTTGAGAAGTGGGGGTATAAGGTTCCAGAAGAAGACATAATGTCAGTTCTACCTCCCGGAGAGGGGGATATAGCGGAGGTGGTTGAATGA